ATCTTGGCTCGTCCATTCAACGGAATCGCACCATGTCCCGACCGCCTGTCGTCTTTGTTTCCCACGGGTCGCCTACCTTTGCCATCGACCCCGGCGTCGCAGGCCCAGCCCTCACGGCTTTGGGTCAGCGGTTACCGCGCCCGGAAGCGGTGCTGATCGTGTCGCCCCACTGGATGACCCGCGACCCAAGGGTGAGCACCTCGGCGGCCCCGCCGACCGTGCACGACTTCGGTGGCTTTCCGCAGGCGCTGTACGAACTGAAATACCCCGCACCTGGCCACCCGGCACTGGCCGAGCGCGCCATCGAGGTGTTGCGCGCTGCCGGTTGGGCTGCCGAGGCCGATCCGCAACGCGGCCTCGACCATGGCGCCTGGGTACCCATGCGTTACCTGTTCCCGCAGGCCGATGTGCCGGTTTTCCAGGTGTCCTTGCCAGCCCGCCTCGACGGCGCCCAGGCCTATGCGTTCGGTCGGGCGCTGGCGCCGCTGGCCAACGAAGGGGTGCTCATCATGGGTTCGGGCAGCCTCACGCACAACCTGTATGAAGTCCGTTTTGACGCCCCCGACGCGCAAGGTGAGGCTTATGCACTTGGTTTTGCCACATGGATACGGGAAACGCTGATCAACCACGACCACGAACGTCTGCAGCAGACCATGGCGCTGGCGCCCGAGGCGCAACGTGCCCACCCCACGCCCGAACACCTCTGGCCGCTGATGGTGGCAGCGGGTGCGGCGGGCGCGGATGCCCCGGTCAGCCGCATTGAAGGCGGCATGAGCTTTGGCGTACTGTCAATGGATGGGTTTGTGTTTGGCGACCTGTCTGTTTCGATGGCTGCGCCGCTTGCGGCCGAAGCGGCCTGAGCGCTCGCTGGTGGCAGCTTCGCGATGACACACCCTGTTTTGGGTATCGAGGTGGGTGCCCAATCCACCCTGGCCCGCCTCCAGCGGCCCGACGAAACCCCTTTGCATTGGGATTTGCCCATTGGCTTGGCCAGTCTTTGGGTGTTGGGCGCGCCATCTTCTGCGCCTTCGCCGCTGGCGATTGAAAATGCCATCCAGGCGGTGGAAGATCAGATTGGATTGGTGCAACGCCATCTGACCGGGGAAACGGTTCTCGCCCTGGCAGTCGAGAACCTGAGCACGCTTCGGCGCGGCGGTGCCATGTGGAACACCGAGGGCGGGCCGATCACGCTGGCGAGAGTGGAGCAGGAATACCAATGGTT
This region of Hydrogenophaga crassostreae genomic DNA includes:
- a CDS encoding dioxygenase family protein produces the protein MSRPPVVFVSHGSPTFAIDPGVAGPALTALGQRLPRPEAVLIVSPHWMTRDPRVSTSAAPPTVHDFGGFPQALYELKYPAPGHPALAERAIEVLRAAGWAAEADPQRGLDHGAWVPMRYLFPQADVPVFQVSLPARLDGAQAYAFGRALAPLANEGVLIMGSGSLTHNLYEVRFDAPDAQGEAYALGFATWIRETLINHDHERLQQTMALAPEAQRAHPTPEHLWPLMVAAGAAGADAPVSRIEGGMSFGVLSMDGFVFGDLSVSMAAPLAAEAA